The Elusimicrobiota bacterium genome includes a window with the following:
- a CDS encoding beta-galactosidase trimerization domain-containing protein: MKLIPISFIFLSLLFSTASAAKHGFPILTQVEDNTIILDGKIRPEEWQAASVFTGFKSHIASKTPLAIHTTAYAVYDSTNLYFGLICADEDTSKIICKTTARDGRVWGDDSIELMIDPSNGKKCAYHIIINTRGIIYDEQIIAGGKDITWDSGAEIKTVIAKSLWYMELRIPFTSMNTTPQPGEVYNLFIGRNYPRAGKAVTNWPGIIGQVMDMEKYGEVLLTGKNKDIDIPAIYSRGAVLRGLTQPVEYNNFRISFPESGSNNFSCAVKIVDTTGNTIFLSSKTADTQNNKGEALKLFYPADIDGGTEAVFSYTSGITSYESRLPIKSPTPRVFQVYDELYTELLSTNTVGLAQNGAIYWFHDTSPALPPMCMQYGMDYIYADSFDILKNNKLLPISQSAALRGIRDTLKEKGLKCLLYPSPKRVPLNVPRLPDSAGTSNLSPEGLESYYSDLEKTLKENEDVIWGIYSGDEEIEQAITRLIKYFEVMKDTYAFIREVNTEIMNKYGAGKYGLPINIKDPARQRWVATYRWILDKYFVRQQRVLDIVKSIAPETKIVSWDPISTHKPFNFGYWTKYFDVMTTQLYPSLNSSRCEFGFLTKLVADLTGKETWPCCHVENYASTFTVEEIREYFSQVYRNGGTGIHLYLKDTIGVVAKTGGTYTLRFGSPVQNEVVMQTAQRAAEINKLQFPNTCDTAVLYSCDAYQSQGVTFSSEVEWIYTFLGPVCRAWFKFIDDNQITRGDINLNSYKTIIVPYAKYERREVVQKIQDYVRSGGTLVVFDPEAFMYDPLGDDTQIDYTQLFGCKLGNKLPGVNTETVNFKVFNNKELSVNERGYELLPNDNNTQTVAVYKNNSAAVITHSFGKGTVWMFGFNPLTQKNITDTAWKELFNLLCAKVGITTGHDIWRFKLPKYTLPQHLPPDGVCLTNNYIFWDSNKPAFTNTSKYTPGGMYKYSVTPDLIKDTTIQQKDGWLTFSDGKLTNRRAAPTAGDVDAGITKLNDWIVSWSTPVPVIEIEYRFPKTFEVNKVVLYYQGKIDELEVLAKNSSSPAGWNSAGQVTVDNTFTNYSRDVLKKTITFPAVMTDSCKLRVVTGKDVILKLSESEVWTK; encoded by the coding sequence ATGAAACTAATACCAATATCATTTATATTTTTATCCCTATTATTCAGTACGGCTTCTGCTGCAAAACACGGTTTTCCTATTCTTACACAGGTAGAAGATAATACAATTATACTCGACGGCAAAATCAGGCCGGAAGAATGGCAGGCCGCATCAGTATTTACCGGGTTTAAATCACATATCGCGAGTAAAACGCCGTTAGCTATCCATACCACCGCCTATGCTGTTTATGACAGTACCAACCTGTACTTTGGTTTAATCTGCGCTGATGAGGATACTTCAAAAATTATATGTAAAACTACCGCGCGTGACGGACGAGTTTGGGGTGATGATAGTATAGAACTAATGATTGACCCATCTAACGGCAAAAAATGTGCGTACCATATTATTATTAACACCCGCGGAATAATTTATGACGAACAAATTATTGCCGGTGGGAAAGATATTACATGGGATTCCGGAGCAGAAATAAAAACGGTTATCGCAAAAAGCCTGTGGTACATGGAACTGCGTATTCCGTTTACGTCAATGAACACCACGCCTCAACCCGGTGAAGTTTATAACCTATTTATCGGCAGAAACTATCCCCGCGCGGGTAAGGCTGTGACAAACTGGCCTGGGATTATCGGGCAGGTAATGGACATGGAAAAATATGGCGAGGTATTATTAACCGGGAAGAATAAAGATATCGATATACCAGCCATTTATTCCCGCGGAGCAGTACTCCGCGGGCTTACACAGCCTGTGGAGTATAACAATTTCAGGATCTCATTTCCTGAATCCGGCAGCAACAACTTTTCCTGTGCAGTAAAAATTGTTGATACTACAGGAAATACAATATTTTTATCATCAAAAACTGCTGATACACAGAATAATAAAGGAGAGGCGCTTAAACTATTTTATCCTGCGGATATTGATGGCGGAACAGAAGCGGTATTTTCTTATACATCCGGGATAACTTCGTATGAAAGCCGGCTACCAATAAAATCCCCCACCCCGCGGGTGTTCCAGGTATACGATGAATTGTATACCGAACTTTTAAGTACTAATACCGTTGGGCTGGCACAAAACGGCGCGATTTACTGGTTCCATGATACCAGCCCGGCATTACCCCCAATGTGTATGCAGTACGGTATGGACTACATTTACGCTGACTCGTTTGATATTCTGAAGAATAACAAGTTGTTACCGATATCACAATCCGCAGCTCTGCGCGGTATACGCGATACGCTAAAAGAAAAAGGGTTAAAATGTTTATTATACCCGTCTCCTAAACGTGTCCCCTTGAATGTCCCTCGGTTACCTGATAGTGCGGGAACTTCTAATTTATCCCCGGAAGGGCTGGAGTCATACTACTCGGATTTAGAGAAAACGTTGAAAGAGAACGAGGATGTCATCTGGGGCATATACTCAGGAGATGAAGAAATTGAACAGGCAATTACCCGCTTGATAAAATACTTTGAAGTGATGAAAGACACCTATGCGTTTATCCGTGAAGTAAATACTGAAATTATGAATAAGTATGGTGCCGGGAAATACGGTTTACCCATAAATATAAAGGACCCCGCACGGCAACGCTGGGTCGCGACCTACCGATGGATACTCGACAAATATTTTGTGAGGCAACAACGCGTACTTGATATTGTAAAAAGCATTGCCCCGGAAACAAAAATAGTTTCATGGGACCCTATATCTACGCATAAACCTTTCAATTTCGGGTACTGGACAAAATATTTTGATGTTATGACCACGCAATTATACCCGAGTTTAAACTCCTCGCGGTGCGAGTTCGGGTTCTTAACAAAACTCGTAGCAGACCTCACGGGCAAAGAAACCTGGCCGTGCTGCCACGTAGAAAATTATGCAAGTACATTTACTGTAGAGGAAATCCGTGAATATTTTAGCCAGGTGTACCGCAACGGCGGTACCGGGATACATTTGTACTTAAAAGATACCATCGGGGTTGTTGCCAAAACCGGTGGGACATACACTCTGCGGTTTGGTTCACCTGTACAAAACGAGGTAGTAATGCAGACCGCACAGCGTGCGGCTGAGATTAACAAACTACAATTCCCTAACACTTGTGATACAGCGGTATTATACTCCTGTGACGCGTACCAGTCACAGGGCGTAACGTTTAGTTCCGAAGTTGAATGGATCTACACTTTCCTCGGCCCGGTATGCCGCGCATGGTTTAAGTTTATCGATGATAACCAAATTACCCGCGGTGATATTAACCTTAATAGTTACAAAACAATTATTGTCCCCTACGCAAAATATGAACGCAGGGAGGTTGTACAAAAAATCCAGGATTATGTCCGCAGCGGCGGAACACTTGTGGTATTTGACCCGGAAGCGTTTATGTACGACCCTCTGGGTGATGACACTCAAATAGACTACACACAGTTATTTGGTTGTAAACTTGGGAATAAACTACCTGGGGTCAATACTGAAACTGTTAACTTCAAGGTGTTTAATAACAAAGAGTTAAGTGTTAATGAACGCGGATATGAGTTATTACCAAATGATAATAATACACAAACCGTTGCTGTTTACAAAAACAATAGCGCCGCGGTTATTACCCACAGTTTTGGGAAAGGTACTGTATGGATGTTCGGGTTTAACCCGTTAACACAAAAAAATATTACGGATACTGCGTGGAAAGAACTGTTTAATTTATTATGCGCAAAAGTTGGGATAACAACAGGACATGATATTTGGAGATTTAAACTTCCGAAGTACACACTACCGCAACACTTACCCCCGGATGGCGTATGCCTGACCAATAACTACATTTTTTGGGATTCTAACAAGCCTGCATTCACAAATACTTCTAAATATACTCCCGGCGGGATGTATAAGTATTCTGTTACGCCTGATCTAATCAAAGATACCACAATACAGCAAAAAGACGGGTGGTTAACATTTTCTGACGGTAAACTCACAAACCGCCGCGCAGCTCCTACGGCAGGCGATGTTGACGCGGGTATTACAAAACTTAACGACTGGATTGTATCATGGTCAACACCAGTACCGGTTATAGAAATTGAGTACCGTTTCCCTAAAACATTTGAAGTCAACAAAGTAGTATTATATTATCAAGGAAAAATTGATGAACTTGAAGTACTGGCAAAAAATAGTAGCAGCCCTGCCGGCTGGAATTCAGCAGGACAGGTGACTGTAGATAATACGTTCACAAACTATTCACGCGATGTACTCAAGAAAACAATTACATTCCCGGCAGTAATGACTGACAGCTGTAAGCTACGCGTAGTTACCGGTAAAGATGTTATACTCAAATTATCAGAAAGTGAAGTATGGACAAAATAA
- the nadA gene encoding quinolinate synthase NadA has product MNPLSEKQELVKQIRALQKERHAIIIAHNYQIEEVQEIADILGDSLELARTAARTDAETIVFCGVRFMAETAAVLNPNRHVLIPDLAAGCPLAEQIDADQLRKLKSEHPDAAVVVYVNSSAEVKAEADVCCTSSNAVHVVNALKEEKVIFAPDKNLGRYVSSFTTKELILWDGFCPTHAKLTKEDVIAAQEAHPDAIFMAHPECSPEVLALADYVFSTGGMFKHVPELAVTKIIIGTEYGMLYRLQKQNPNKQFFVASPKLVCPNMKRVTLEKIKESLAENKYEVHVPEVIRLRAKQAIQRMLDIV; this is encoded by the coding sequence ATGAATCCATTAAGCGAAAAACAGGAGTTAGTAAAACAGATACGCGCGTTACAAAAAGAACGGCATGCAATTATTATAGCGCATAATTATCAGATTGAAGAAGTACAGGAAATTGCGGATATTCTGGGCGACTCACTGGAACTTGCAAGGACCGCCGCAAGAACTGATGCGGAAACCATAGTTTTTTGCGGGGTACGTTTTATGGCGGAAACCGCTGCGGTCCTTAATCCTAACCGCCACGTCTTAATACCCGACCTGGCAGCAGGATGCCCGTTAGCGGAACAAATTGATGCGGATCAATTACGTAAACTAAAGTCCGAACATCCCGATGCTGCAGTAGTTGTGTATGTAAACTCTTCCGCTGAAGTAAAAGCGGAAGCCGATGTTTGCTGCACATCATCAAATGCCGTGCACGTAGTTAACGCGTTAAAAGAAGAAAAAGTTATCTTTGCACCGGACAAAAACCTGGGACGTTATGTATCGTCATTCACAACGAAAGAACTTATCCTTTGGGACGGTTTTTGCCCGACCCACGCGAAACTTACTAAAGAAGATGTTATTGCCGCGCAGGAAGCGCATCCGGATGCCATATTTATGGCGCATCCCGAATGCAGCCCTGAGGTATTGGCATTAGCGGATTACGTTTTCTCAACCGGCGGGATGTTCAAACATGTACCCGAACTTGCAGTAACAAAAATTATTATCGGTACGGAATACGGGATGTTATACCGTTTACAGAAACAAAATCCGAATAAACAGTTTTTTGTTGCCAGCCCAAAACTTGTATGCCCGAACATGAAAAGGGTTACCTTAGAAAAAATTAAGGAAAGCTTAGCTGAAAATAAATATGAGGTTCATGTACCTGAAGTTATCCGCCTCCGCGCAAAACAGGCAATCCAGCGTATGCTTGATATTGTATGA